In a single window of the Chionomys nivalis chromosome 11, mChiNiv1.1, whole genome shotgun sequence genome:
- the Tmem275 gene encoding transmembrane protein 275 gives MPQAKKKSTAPLTPAPPGRAQGRLHGLPSPALCCACGLCLLLAGLNVTLVGAFAASLPGHNAPLVVGPALLVLALGFFAACCMCSRRGPVSRARSSATASQGGGRAGTVALEMESSERTAQDTTAVQFSPAASAASSGHSSPGPGLFALDPPAPATSAGYLPRTEGTQLNFPRDLAAS, from the coding sequence ATGCCGcaagcaaagaagaaaagcacAGCGCCCCTGACCCCAGCGCCCCCGGGCCGTGCCCAAGGCCGACTGCACGGCCTGCCGTCGCCTGCGCTGTGCTGCGCCTGTGGCTTGTGCTTGCTGCTGGCGGGCCTGAACGTGACCCTGGTGGGAGCTTTCGCCGCCTCCCTGCCCGGGCACAACGCACCACTGGTGGTGGGACCGGCGCTGCTTGTGCTGGCGCTCGGCTTCTTCGCTGCTTGCTGCATGTGCAGCCGCCGAGGCCCCGTGTCCCGTGCTCGCTCCTCAGCCACCGCGAGCCAGGGCGGCGGGCGCGCAGGGACCGTGGCACTAGAGATGGAGAGCAGCGAGCGCACAGCCCAAGACACAACCGCAGTGCAGTTCAGTCCTGCCGCCTCGGCAGCATCCTCTGGCCACTCCAGCCCCGGGCCCGGTCTCTTTGCCCTGGACCCTCCTGCGCCAGCAACCTCGGCAGGCTACTTACCGCGCACCGAAGGGACCCAGCTCAACTTCCCTAGGGACCTGGCTGCCTCCTAG